The Paenibacillus macerans genome includes a window with the following:
- a CDS encoding ABC transporter substrate-binding protein, which produces MKSLFKSAGILLLAGAFALSGCSGGGGSKNQAESPDQDANFNKTGLPIVNETVTLRMVSPKAALAPEYSEMEIFKRLEEQTNVKIKWENIPDTDYAEKKNLLLASGNLPDAFYAAGFSDYELINYGKDGTIIPLENLIDQYAPNLKALFERRPDIKSAITAPDGHIYGLPSWEENNLGTNPFFHVINKKWLDKLGLNMPQTLDEYTEALFAFKTQDPNGNGKADEIPLSFMHMQWCMDIGGIFGAFGLPDNMEHRIVRDGKVIFTATQPEYKEALKYFHEKWYKQGLIDPESFTQDAAQYLAKGKTTDETLGSYIWWEAEEVVGSERSQDYALLSPLKGPKGDQLIGRGNGGGPARGAFVITKENRYPEITMRWIDQQYEPYMAAQIHWGPLDVVFKKDGNGKLVNLPLPEGTSAGEFRQKVAPGAGGPGVITIEDLGKVVDLEPRAQQRVKDLEKYYDPYMEKENYPSIFFEPDELDRINRIEPELIKYVNTQRGKFIVEGGADEQWDSYVKTLEKMGLNELMEIYQTGLDRYNAQLQSN; this is translated from the coding sequence ATGAAATCTTTATTTAAAAGCGCGGGGATTCTTCTGTTGGCCGGAGCGTTTGCATTAAGCGGATGTTCGGGCGGGGGCGGCTCAAAAAACCAAGCGGAGAGTCCGGATCAGGACGCGAATTTCAATAAAACCGGTTTGCCAATTGTGAATGAAACGGTGACTTTAAGGATGGTATCCCCCAAAGCCGCTTTAGCACCAGAGTATTCCGAGATGGAAATTTTCAAGCGTCTCGAAGAGCAAACCAACGTAAAGATCAAGTGGGAGAACATTCCGGACACCGACTACGCCGAGAAGAAAAATTTGCTGCTGGCCAGCGGAAATCTGCCTGACGCCTTTTACGCCGCCGGATTTTCTGATTACGAGTTGATCAACTACGGGAAAGACGGAACAATTATTCCGCTGGAGAATTTAATCGATCAATATGCCCCCAATCTGAAAGCGCTTTTCGAACGACGCCCTGACATCAAATCGGCGATCACGGCGCCGGACGGACACATCTACGGGCTGCCGTCGTGGGAGGAGAATAACCTCGGAACCAACCCTTTCTTCCACGTCATCAATAAAAAATGGCTCGACAAGCTCGGCCTGAACATGCCGCAAACGCTGGATGAATACACGGAAGCCTTGTTTGCCTTTAAAACGCAGGATCCGAACGGCAACGGCAAAGCCGATGAAATTCCTTTAAGCTTCATGCACATGCAGTGGTGTATGGACATTGGCGGCATCTTCGGAGCTTTTGGACTTCCGGATAACATGGAGCATCGGATCGTCCGCGACGGAAAAGTGATCTTTACCGCTACACAACCCGAATATAAGGAAGCTTTGAAATATTTTCACGAGAAGTGGTATAAGCAGGGTTTGATTGACCCCGAGTCTTTCACCCAGGATGCCGCTCAGTATCTGGCCAAAGGCAAAACAACGGACGAAACGCTTGGCTCCTATATTTGGTGGGAAGCCGAAGAGGTCGTCGGATCAGAGAGAAGCCAGGATTATGCTTTACTGTCTCCGCTCAAGGGACCGAAAGGGGATCAATTGATCGGCCGCGGCAATGGAGGCGGTCCGGCACGGGGGGCCTTCGTGATTACCAAGGAGAACCGTTATCCGGAAATCACGATGAGATGGATCGATCAGCAGTATGAACCTTATATGGCAGCGCAGATTCACTGGGGGCCTTTGGATGTGGTGTTTAAGAAAGACGGAAACGGAAAATTGGTGAACCTGCCGCTTCCTGAGGGAACTTCCGCCGGCGAATTTCGGCAAAAAGTGGCTCCCGGCGCAGGCGGCCCCGGCGTTATTACCATTGAAGACTTGGGGAAAGTCGTTGATTTGGAGCCGCGGGCTCAGCAGCGCGTGAAAGATTTGGAGAAGTACTACGATCCCTATATGGAAAAGGAAAACTATCCGAGCATTTTCTTTGAGCCTGATGAACTGGACAGAATTAATCGAATCGAGCCCGAATTGATTAAATATGTAAATACCCAAAGAGGCAAATTCATTGTTGAGGGCGGAGCGGATGAGCAGTGGGACAGCTATGTGAAAACGCTGGAGAAGATGGGCTTGAACGAATTGATGGAGATCTATCAAACGGGGCTGGACCGCTATAACGCACAGTTGCAAAGTAATTAA
- a CDS encoding carbohydrate ABC transporter permease — MNRLLKRKSRGDVWFDAINYFVLTLVMLLVLFPLYFVLIASFSDPNLIYSGEVWLYPKGFTLDGYERIFNDSSIWIGYANSLLYAGLGTLIGVAVTVFAAYPLARKDLVGRSAIMWFLLITMFFSGGLIPTYLLIKDLHMLNTIWALVIPGAGGIFNVIIVRTFFQSTIPDEMWEAASIDGCSNTRFFWSIVLPLSKSIIAVMVLYHVVGFWNGFFDALIYLNDETKYPLQLVLRNILVQNQVNSGMMVDVESYAAKMRVTELIKYGVIIVSSLPLLILYPFLQKYFVKGVMIGSIKG, encoded by the coding sequence TTGAACCGATTATTGAAGAGAAAAAGCAGAGGGGACGTCTGGTTTGACGCCATCAATTATTTTGTGTTGACCTTAGTGATGCTGCTTGTATTATTTCCGCTGTATTTTGTGCTGATTGCTTCATTTAGCGATCCTAATCTGATTTATTCGGGGGAAGTCTGGTTGTACCCGAAGGGATTTACGCTTGATGGCTATGAACGGATATTCAATGATTCCTCCATCTGGATCGGGTATGCCAACTCACTGCTTTACGCAGGGTTGGGAACCTTGATTGGAGTAGCCGTTACCGTGTTTGCGGCTTACCCGTTAGCCCGTAAGGATTTGGTCGGGAGATCGGCCATCATGTGGTTTTTGCTGATCACTATGTTTTTTAGCGGCGGGTTGATTCCTACCTATTTGTTAATCAAAGACCTGCATATGCTGAACACCATCTGGGCGCTGGTCATTCCCGGGGCCGGCGGGATATTTAATGTCATTATCGTAAGAACCTTTTTTCAGTCGACCATTCCGGATGAAATGTGGGAAGCCGCTTCGATCGACGGTTGTTCCAATACCCGATTTTTTTGGAGCATTGTGTTGCCCCTGTCCAAATCCATCATTGCCGTCATGGTGCTATATCATGTTGTCGGTTTCTGGAACGGTTTTTTCGATGCTTTGATTTATTTGAACGACGAGACCAAATACCCGCTACAGCTAGTGCTGCGCAATATTCTCGTACAAAATCAGGTCAATTCCGGGATGATGGTGGACGTGGAATCCTACGCGGCGAAGATGCGGGTGACGGAGTTGATCAAATACGGTGTGATCATTGTATCCAGCCTGCCGCTTTTGATTTTGTATCCTTTCCTGCAAAAGTACTTTGTCAAAGGCGTGATGATCGGCTCGATCAAGGGGTAA
- a CDS encoding ABC transporter permease produces the protein MNSSDSGVDQPLVQAKRKTWVQVKRNYELYLFLLPILLVYLVFKYYPMYGVQIAFKDFSPSQGIWGSEWVGFKHFIDFFDSYNFWTIISNTLTLSFLSLVFGFPAPVIIAILLNQMLGKRYKKFIQTVIYAPHFISTVVLVGMLNVFLSPNSGIVNHLITLFGGEPILFMANEGWFRPLYILSGIWQETGFSTIIYLAALAGVNPELHEAAIMDGASKWKRVWYVDIPGILPTIVILLILALGNIMSIGFEKAFLMQSDLNYATSNIIPTYVYELGIQKAQYSFSTAVGLFNSVINIILIVTVNRVARKLTETSLW, from the coding sequence GTGAATTCAAGCGATTCCGGGGTAGATCAACCCCTAGTCCAGGCGAAACGCAAGACTTGGGTTCAGGTTAAACGCAACTACGAATTGTATCTGTTTCTGCTGCCCATCCTTCTGGTCTATCTCGTGTTCAAGTACTATCCGATGTACGGCGTGCAAATCGCCTTTAAGGATTTTTCGCCGAGCCAGGGGATTTGGGGCAGCGAATGGGTAGGGTTCAAACACTTTATTGATTTTTTCGATTCCTATAACTTCTGGACGATCATCAGCAACACGCTGACGCTTAGTTTTCTGTCGCTGGTGTTCGGCTTTCCGGCGCCGGTGATCATTGCGATCCTGCTGAACCAAATGCTGGGCAAGCGGTACAAGAAATTTATCCAAACCGTCATTTATGCGCCGCACTTTATCTCTACCGTCGTGCTTGTCGGCATGCTTAATGTTTTCTTATCGCCAAACAGCGGGATCGTGAACCACCTCATCACCTTGTTCGGAGGCGAGCCCATTTTGTTTATGGCCAACGAAGGCTGGTTCCGTCCGCTGTACATTTTGTCGGGAATATGGCAAGAGACCGGCTTCTCCACGATTATTTACCTGGCCGCGCTCGCGGGGGTCAACCCTGAGCTTCATGAAGCTGCGATCATGGATGGGGCAAGCAAATGGAAGCGGGTATGGTACGTGGATATCCCCGGCATTTTGCCGACGATCGTGATCTTGCTGATTCTTGCTCTTGGGAACATCATGAGCATCGGTTTCGAAAAAGCCTTTTTGATGCAAAGCGATCTGAACTATGCCACTTCCAATATTATTCCGACCTATGTATACGAATTGGGGATTCAGAAGGCGCAATACAGCTTTTCAACAGCGGTTGGACTGTTTAATTCCGTGATCAATATCATCCTGATTGTCACCGTCAACCGGGTCGCCAGAAAATTGACGGAAACCAGCTTGTGGTAG
- a CDS encoding LacI family DNA-binding transcriptional regulator, translated as MSSIKDVANLAGVAVGTVSRVINNSGAVKPATRRKVEAAIQELNYIPNEIARNFKMRKSKMVALLLPSIWHPFFSELAYYIEDELDREGYKLMLCNSGGKPEKELYYLDMLQQNKVAGIVGITYNDIENDVSKDIPIVSIDRHFNKKITCVTSDNFEGGCLALKELVKAGVRKPAFLGSVTSVFSETMNRREGFVHEAKTMGVDYVVYEKPDPVVDDDAYFEQFLDEFRDVDGIFAITDMFAAKYIERAGRRGIRVPEDVKVIGYDGIQDHPYFHPILSTIRQPVEEMARTAIRLLFKRIEGETLDREVYRLPVIFRQGETT; from the coding sequence ATGTCAAGTATTAAAGATGTAGCCAACTTAGCCGGCGTAGCCGTGGGAACCGTTTCCCGCGTCATTAACAATTCGGGCGCCGTAAAACCCGCGACACGCAGAAAAGTGGAGGCGGCAATACAAGAGTTGAATTATATCCCGAACGAGATTGCCCGAAATTTCAAGATGCGCAAATCCAAGATGGTAGCCCTGCTGCTCCCGAGCATCTGGCATCCCTTTTTTTCCGAACTGGCTTATTACATTGAAGATGAGTTGGATCGGGAAGGTTATAAGCTCATGTTGTGCAACAGCGGCGGCAAACCCGAAAAGGAATTGTATTATCTGGATATGCTGCAGCAAAACAAAGTGGCGGGCATAGTCGGCATTACGTACAACGATATTGAAAATGATGTTAGCAAAGACATTCCGATTGTCAGCATCGACAGACACTTTAACAAGAAGATCACATGCGTCACCTCGGATAATTTTGAAGGGGGGTGTCTGGCGCTAAAGGAGCTGGTTAAAGCGGGGGTCCGAAAACCGGCTTTTCTGGGCAGCGTCACTTCCGTTTTCAGCGAAACGATGAATCGGAGAGAGGGTTTCGTTCATGAGGCGAAAACAATGGGCGTTGACTATGTTGTCTATGAGAAGCCGGACCCCGTTGTAGACGACGATGCCTATTTTGAACAATTTCTGGATGAGTTTCGCGATGTGGACGGCATTTTTGCCATTACAGATATGTTTGCCGCCAAATATATAGAAAGAGCGGGCAGGCGGGGCATTCGCGTTCCGGAGGATGTAAAAGTTATCGGGTATGACGGCATTCAGGATCATCCTTATTTTCACCCGATATTGTCAACGATCAGGCAGCCGGTAGAGGAGATGGCGCGTACGGCGATCAGGCTGCTTTTCAAAAGGATCGAAGGCGAAACGTTGGATCGGGAAGTTTATCGTTTACCGGTTATATTTAGGCAAGGCGAAACGACTTGA
- a CDS encoding AraC family transcriptional regulator: protein MDTFVYKKAAGITALSASMSEFEYVKHSHEEYAFGVTLRGVQQYNLDGSFQSSYRDGVMLFHSEQVHDGRSQDRTGIDYVMVYIHPKLFMELAGLKEIVKFSSPIVYNRRLKQSILNLVRAIFGNQDEALCYELLAALADHFSEIEMSTMFGKGDSLIIRAKEMIYANLDQVLKLDELCGELGMTKFQFIRAFKANTGISPYRFFLNSKLEHAKRMIEKNKDIYAAVAACGFVDLSHLNKHFKRVYGITAREYISNIR from the coding sequence ATGGACACATTCGTATATAAGAAAGCGGCGGGAATCACCGCGCTGTCCGCAAGTATGTCCGAGTTCGAATACGTGAAGCACAGCCATGAAGAATACGCTTTTGGCGTCACTTTGCGCGGCGTCCAGCAGTACAATTTGGACGGAAGTTTCCAGTCGTCCTATCGGGACGGAGTGATGCTTTTTCATTCGGAACAGGTGCATGATGGAAGGTCCCAGGATAGGACAGGCATCGATTATGTCATGGTGTACATCCATCCGAAATTATTTATGGAGCTGGCCGGGTTGAAGGAGATCGTCAAGTTTTCGTCCCCGATCGTATATAATCGCAGGCTGAAGCAAAGCATATTGAACCTGGTTCGGGCGATTTTCGGCAATCAGGACGAAGCGCTATGTTATGAGCTGCTTGCAGCGCTTGCGGATCATTTTTCCGAAATTGAAATGAGTACGATGTTTGGTAAAGGGGACAGCCTCATAATCCGGGCCAAGGAAATGATTTACGCCAATTTGGACCAAGTGCTGAAACTTGATGAGTTATGCGGGGAGCTGGGAATGACCAAATTCCAGTTTATCCGGGCGTTTAAAGCGAACACGGGCATCTCTCCGTACCGGTTCTTTTTGAACAGCAAATTGGAGCACGCCAAGCGGATGATCGAAAAAAACAAGGATATCTACGCCGCGGTCGCCGCATGCGGGTTTGTGGATTTATCGCATTTGAACAAGCATTTTAAACGCGTATACGGCATAACGGCCAGGGAATATATTTCGAATATCAGGTAG
- a CDS encoding LysE family translocator has protein sequence MSLISFLTYCVIATFTPGPTNIAILSIAHHNRLKESFRYMWGATVAFFMLLSASAALNGLIATIVPKILLVMQIIGGVYMLYLAYQVYKMNLSENTAAQAATFRSGYVMQFVNPKIWLFTMSVIPGYVMPYYKSSLSIFAFVLAITVIAFLAFVTWALFGRMLHRFLQKYQKVANIALAVLLVYSAIEVLGIWR, from the coding sequence ATGAGCTTGATTTCTTTTCTGACGTATTGCGTGATTGCCACTTTTACGCCGGGGCCGACGAATATTGCTATCTTATCGATAGCCCATCATAATAGGCTTAAAGAGTCTTTTCGATACATGTGGGGGGCGACTGTCGCCTTTTTCATGCTGCTGTCCGCCTCCGCCGCTCTAAACGGCTTAATTGCAACCATCGTGCCGAAAATTTTGCTGGTGATGCAGATAATAGGGGGCGTATATATGCTCTACCTTGCTTATCAAGTGTACAAAATGAATCTGTCGGAGAATACGGCGGCACAAGCGGCTACGTTTAGATCCGGATATGTCATGCAATTTGTAAATCCTAAAATATGGTTATTCACGATGTCAGTGATCCCCGGCTATGTTATGCCCTATTACAAGTCTTCGCTGAGTATATTTGCCTTTGTGCTGGCGATCACGGTGATTGCTTTTTTGGCATTTGTCACATGGGCGTTGTTTGGCAGAATGCTGCATCGTTTTTTGCAAAAATATCAAAAGGTTGCCAACATTGCTCTAGCGGTATTATTGGTTTATTCTGCCATAGAGGTATTGGGGATATGGAGATAA
- a CDS encoding rhamnogalacturonan lyase, producing the protein MVWSACLPLSTASAAAPRQAEKLGRGLVAVKVGGGVFVSWRLLGTEELSVSFNLYRNGTKVNSSPITNSTNYLDAAGTASSSYTVRAIVNGTEQSASPAARVWANNYLDVPIQIPAGGTTPDGVSYTYSANDASAGDLDGDGEYEIVLKWDPSNSKDNSQSGYTGNVYLDAYKLNGTRLWRIDLGKNIRAGAHYTQFLVYDFNGDGKAEVVCKTADGTVDGTGVTIGNAGADYRNSSGYILSGPEYLTVFNGQTGKALSTIDYVPPRGNVSSWGDNYGNRVDRFLAGVAYLDGVHPSIIMARGYYTRTVVVAYNWNGSTLTRKWTFDSNSSTNPGTAGQGNHSLSVADVDGDGRDEIIYGALTIDDNGAKLYNTGLGHGDALHVGDLNPNRPGLEVFKVMESTSAPYGAAVWDAATGQVLWGVYTGKDTGRGMSADIDPNYPGEEVWASGGVGLYSITGKKISSSTPSINFGIWWDGDLSRELLDGVKIDKWNYSNNSMYNLLTGSGVASNNGTKATPTLQADLFGDWREEVIWRKSDNTALRIYTTTDITNYKIYTLMHDPVYRLSIAWQNVAYNQPPHTGYFLGNGMGPVTKPNIYVVP; encoded by the coding sequence CTGGTTTGGTCCGCGTGTCTGCCCCTTTCCACCGCGTCGGCCGCAGCCCCCAGGCAAGCGGAAAAGCTTGGCCGGGGACTGGTGGCGGTGAAAGTCGGCGGCGGGGTGTTTGTAAGTTGGCGGCTGCTTGGGACCGAGGAGCTATCTGTGTCATTTAATCTGTACCGTAACGGAACCAAGGTGAATTCCAGCCCGATAACGAACAGCACGAACTATCTTGACGCGGCGGGCACGGCTTCCTCCTCGTATACGGTCCGGGCGATCGTCAACGGAACGGAGCAATCGGCCTCCCCTGCGGCCCGTGTATGGGCCAACAATTATCTTGACGTGCCGATCCAGATTCCGGCCGGCGGCACGACCCCGGACGGCGTCAGCTACACGTATAGCGCCAATGACGCCAGCGCCGGGGACCTGGACGGGGACGGGGAATACGAAATCGTGCTGAAATGGGACCCGTCCAACTCCAAAGACAACTCGCAAAGCGGATACACGGGCAACGTCTACCTCGATGCGTACAAGCTAAACGGCACGCGCCTATGGCGGATCGACCTGGGCAAAAACATCCGCGCCGGCGCTCACTACACGCAGTTTCTCGTATATGATTTCAATGGGGACGGCAAAGCCGAAGTCGTTTGCAAAACCGCGGACGGCACCGTTGACGGGACAGGCGTGACGATTGGGAACGCCGGTGCGGATTACCGCAACTCGAGCGGATACATTTTGTCGGGACCCGAATATCTGACCGTATTTAACGGACAGACGGGCAAAGCTTTAAGCACCATCGACTATGTTCCGCCAAGAGGCAACGTATCCAGTTGGGGCGACAACTACGGCAACCGCGTCGACCGTTTTCTCGCTGGCGTGGCCTATCTGGACGGCGTCCATCCGAGCATCATTATGGCGCGCGGTTATTACACGCGCACGGTCGTGGTCGCCTATAACTGGAACGGCAGCACCTTAACCCGGAAGTGGACGTTTGACAGCAACAGTTCCACCAACCCGGGAACGGCCGGCCAGGGCAACCACAGCTTAAGCGTGGCCGACGTGGACGGCGACGGCAGAGATGAAATCATTTACGGCGCTTTAACCATCGACGATAACGGAGCCAAGCTGTATAACACAGGATTGGGGCATGGAGACGCGCTGCATGTGGGGGATTTGAATCCGAACCGGCCCGGCCTGGAGGTTTTTAAGGTGATGGAAAGCACCAGCGCGCCTTACGGTGCTGCCGTATGGGACGCCGCGACCGGGCAAGTTCTGTGGGGCGTTTATACCGGCAAGGATACCGGGCGGGGCATGTCCGCCGACATCGATCCGAATTATCCGGGGGAAGAAGTATGGGCCAGCGGCGGAGTTGGCTTGTACTCGATTACCGGCAAGAAAATCAGCAGCTCCACGCCTTCGATTAACTTCGGCATCTGGTGGGACGGCGATCTGTCCCGGGAACTGCTCGACGGAGTTAAAATCGACAAATGGAACTACTCCAATAACTCCATGTATAATCTGCTAACCGGATCCGGCGTTGCTTCCAACAATGGCACCAAAGCCACGCCAACCCTGCAGGCCGATCTGTTTGGCGACTGGCGCGAGGAAGTGATCTGGCGCAAATCCGACAACACCGCGCTGCGGATCTATACCACCACGGACATCACCAATTATAAAATTTACACCCTGATGCACGATCCGGTGTACCGGCTCAGCATCGCCTGGCAGAACGTCGCCTATAACCAGCCGCCGCATACAGGGTATTTTCTCGGCAACGGCATGGGCCCGGTCACAAAACCGAATATTTATGTTGTGCCGTAA